The Aricia agestis chromosome 8, ilAriAges1.1, whole genome shotgun sequence genomic sequence ATTGCTTATTAGTTGTAACATGTAAAGTTCTTAGTGAATTAACTTACGTTGACGTTAGTAACACTTCAGTCTATGGAAACAAAGATtacttttatttgtaaaattctcaataaaacttttttgttctaaATATCTTATGCGTGTTGTTACGATGTAGCGTTACATTATAATGCTAACATTactgtctgtcaagaaagtgaagaaattaaaaagtggcaacatcgtagtgtcatccctttcaaatcaataaaaattaaaaagggatgacactacgatgttgccacttttttatttcttcacagACTATACATCAGTAGTTGGTTTAACAATTACACTCTACTAGATAGATATTCTAAATTAACTTTTCTAttcacaataaataaaaataacacgtTACAATAACCACGTGCGTGTACGCTGCAGCGTGCGAGTTTGCGTATACTAACAACAAGCATTTTCTAGGTACCAACATCTACAGCGCTCTAGATGTGGCTTTAGACCTAATTCGCTTCGGTAAGGAGGGACCACCGAAGACCGTCACCCCGTCTCCGGACCAGCCGCACGCGGAACCCGAAGTCCAAACTACCGTCGAACCTGCAACTGAGACCGTGGTCCTTCAAGAATCCGCTCCCAAAGTCGCCGAGGAAACCAGCGTGGCTGTTGATGAGCCCGTTGACGAGACAGCTGGTAAGTTAAATAGAAtctttttatgttataaaccCATATCATCATCGGTATTTCCTACCTTTTGAACATTCGTGTCAAACGTGTTACTTGTCTCTTTCAGTCGCGTACGAATGTTACGTGTATTCACATTGActttacattacaatacattATGTGTAGTatatgacataatatgtactttaaACAGGTTTTAGTAGTTGCTTTCTTAATTTAACATCGATTTTCACAGAACAACTGGAGCCGATCGTGATATTCCTGACTGACGGCGACCCGACGGTGGGCGTGACGGACACGACGCGCATCATCTCGCACCTCTCAGAGAAGAACTCCGGCAGACGACGCGCCGCCATATTCTCCCTCGCTTTCGGTATGATTTTTCTTCGGATATCTTactctttttttgtttttacgttTGGGCAGTTGACAGTAAAATAATGCAACTTGAAAAAATGCAAACAAATCGATTAAACCGCAAAAATGAAGCCTTTCCTTCATATTATGCAGCACACTGGCATAGGATGGAATGGATATGCATACAAGTAATCAGCTAGTGACTCCTACTTATGTTGCATATTGCATTACTTAGTTCATATATCAATATTTGTAATCATGGTTTTTAAAATCGAATtagatactttatattatatatgacaaaaataattttgtctcAATTCACTAGACTAATACCCCTTTATCGGTTTCAGTAGCTATTTACTCGGCTGTGAATGCCATTTATCATTTTTAGACAGGTcttagacggaccgcaagttgcagtcgggaccgACTGCTCTAGAGCTGTCGCGTTGAAATCGTACACGACTGAAACACAACCGCATCAtgtagtcgaaaaaaaatatatctccacagccgaacatataacctcctcctttttggaagtcgtttaaaaataCATACCTTTGTTCTTCGACCGCACGGCGAAATTCGACCGCAAAAGACTGCTCCGACTGCTCAAGAACTGTTCCAGCGGTCCGTGTATTGTGGATATTAATTTAGTttgaaaactgcagatcgcaTCTTGCAGCCGTtgtcgactgcaagatgcggtccgtctatgacCGCTAtgacgctgcgatgacgcagcgcccgtgtgaaCGGGCTATTAGGCTGCAGGTTTTTAAGTCAGTTGCCAATGTCATTTTTAACCTTCCCAGGCGAGGACGCGGACCGCAAGTTCCTCCGCAAGCTGTCGCTCCGCAACGAGGGCTTCATGCGGCACATCTACGAGGCGGCGGACGCGGCGCTGCAGCTGCGCGACTTCTACCGACAGGTCTCCTCGCCGCTGCTCGCTGACGTCAAGTTCATATACCCCGCTGAACAGGTAACAATAATGACTCCTCTGATGTGTCCAGTATTGAGGTGATTCCTAGATTTTAATGCTCCAGATTCAAGACTTTGTAGTGTTTACGTGGTTTGCATCTAGACTCTGGAGCTTCGGAATGACATGCGACCTTATTTAATGTCTACTAAAACGAGACTGATgcttaattaactttttaataacAGTTCTTAAGAACTTgtttatcacaattcacagtaCATGATACCAAAACTGCCTAATCTCCAAAGTGTGTTTCAAAAACTTTACATTCACTTTCAGATCAAGGAGGGTTCCCTGACAAAGCACAAGTTCCGCACCGTGTACGACGGGTCGGAGGCGGTGGTGGCCGGCCGCGTGGCTGACGGTGTGATCGACTTCACGCCCGAGGTGTCCGGCTTCTGCGGCGTCGACGACGGCTTCGCTAGGGTATGTGACCTGTAACTGTAAATGGGACATTCaaaactaatatgtatttacTATACAAGAAGAACCTCATTCAATTAACAAACTTGCTCCTTGACCATTGGCCTTGGCCATTGCTATCGACCCTAGATAACGTGCACCACGCGGCAGCGACGCTACATGACTTCTTCACCTTTTGACGTTTTACAAAAGTCAGTCCCATGGAATGTGAAGTGTCGCGGTGTGTTGTGTCGCCTTTCTTATTCAAATGTGACGTTGTAAGAGGCAAGAAGCCAGACAATACATtcacattacataatattatataattcaaCTTTACTATTGCAGAAAAAGTACCAGCTGCCCGCCAAAGTTCCCGTATCTAAAGTGAAATCCGAGTACTTACCGCTTGAGAGGCTGTGGGCCTACCTCACCGTCAAACAGCTGTTGGACGAGAAGGACGCGTCCGACGCCGACCAGAAGACTGAGAATAGTCCCGAGAACAAGGCGCTGAAAATCGCTTTACAGGTAATTTTAACGATtcgttatttttttcttatgatGATGGTATACCTCATCACATCATATAAGATTTCAGACGTGCTGTTACGGCGCCTGACGAAGTTAGGTCATAATGCATTCAAACCATACTTGCCACCATGATAACAAAACTAGAAATCCATAGATTTTACATTCAACGGCGATCGTgcgtaatatatatttattactctattgttataataatcgaatataatgcctctacagtctacacattTGTAATTGCTTATCATGGTCCATATGACCAATGTCAGGACTCAGGCCTCATAAGGTAGGTACTGTAGGATTGTGTTTGTAATTGATACttgacttttattatttttcagtaTGAGTTCGTGACGTCACTGACATCGCTCGTAGTGGTCAAACCCAACGCCACCAAGGCCGTAGACGCAGAGTCCGTTGACGACAACGGTAAGTGACGTTTCGACACTTCCTCCTACCAGTCTCTGCTCCTACTAATGTTAAAAGTAAGACTGTGCTATAGCAGCAAAAAAGAATAGCAAATTTCATCCAAAGAGTTCAATATGAAATTGAATGGGTGTTAAAATTGGTTTAGGCGTCGTTACATACGTTTCGCTTTTATTTATAAAGGACATAGAAAACAAAATGTGTCATCAGATTTAacagtacttatttaaaatgatTATTTTCTTTGTTACAGCCTCACCATACAATAGGCGTAAGTGTTTATTTTTCACTAACTTATTCATCTAAACTTAAAACTTAATAGTTATGTTATTTCTATTCGTCATGCATTTTTTTGGTTTGCGCAAACATGTTTTGCCTTTTAGACCCCTTGCACACGGTCGACACTTTGTCTGTCACCCACCTATCACCATTAGCATTGagatacagtctgtcaagaaagtgaagaaattaaaaagtggcaacatcgtagcgtcatcccttttttcttaaattggtttgaaagggatgactttacgatgttgccactttttaatttcttcactttcttgacaggctataataGACTCTTAAGTTCACGATAAATAAAGTTAACTTTGTCACAAAACTTCAATGTAGAGGGAATCAAGCTCATTTTGTAAAGCAGCCTCCACACGTTGGCCGTGgttgccgaacagaagaggacgACGCTATACTAAAGaaagagattgaattattttcgtctttctttctggtatagcgccgtccccttctgttcagcaaacacggccaacgtgtggaGGCTGCTTAAAAAGTAAACTCTAATTTGCGTAATCTGGGAgccgataataataatcaaaatgcTACTGGTGACTGTCAAAGCGGGCCCCTagctagacgatcaattttattgcacaATATCAAGCACAACATTTATTGGACAActtatttaacaacaaaaaaaaaggcgGCCGCCTTagtaatattgaacaataaaatttattgacatattttatgttgACAAAAGATTAATACAGCAGTGCCTCGATAGTCCGAACACCTAAAATATGTACCCTGTTCGGATGCACGCTGTACGCAGCGTTCACATTATAGTACCTATGTAGAcgtttttaaaggaattttttGGATGTTGACCCATTATAAAAAGCACAAATACAGTATAaagatattatgtacctataacaAAATGGCGAAATAGCGCGCGGGGAGGGTCAAAAACAATACGTGTAGTATAGACGTACTAGTACGAGGACGTCTACGGTCTAACTCGGCACTGCGGCGGCGTCGCTGCGGGAGTGATCTGTGCGGGGGAAGGGAGGTGGATTATAGAGGTATTCGGATTAGCTGGGGTTCGAACTATCGAGGCCCtactgtataattataataactctAGCAGCGTGGTCAGCCGGCTACATCCAGCCGCTGTCGGGCGGCGGAGGGTCAGTTGCCGCCTTCGGCCTGTCCGGTGTGCCGGCGCCGCAGTATTCCTTCGCCAGTGAGTACATACTctattattacatacatacatatacagtAATTGCAGTCGTCTACTTGAATTGGCTAGGCTGTTAATAAGGTATAAAAAACTGCATGTTATTATAAGAATGAACATCTAGACTagcatttaattaaataatctgggggcacggcagtgccccagccaagctttatagcaaaggcacggccgttccatacttttctcgaagcggttcgcggctatttcacaccccccttattaataaatatgttttatgatTGGCTAATTCAACTAGATGGCTGAGACATAAAGGTCATTTAAGCttcatgatattatgttaaatcAAAGAAATAAccatctaagcatacatacctCATATCATGCAACGAGGGAACAGAATGTTGCATTATCTGATTTGGTCgacattctaatattatttttgggcTCAAAGCatgaaacattaaaattaaaaatctctTTTTCAAATATAAATTGCATGCATCAATAATATATGGAATGAAATCTTATTTTTGGGTATTTACTTTGATTCAGCATAACAGggcataattatattatgttggagTCAGTTCACACTGAAACTTCAAGGTACAcctggccctttagccaagaccttaTCTTTATCGCTTATTTATAGAATCgcctatcaaaatgtatggaatataCATAAGCTTTcgttaatataaagttttatcggcgattattttataaagaaggGACAATGAGAACGTTTTGGCTACAGGCTCTTGTCTGTCTTTTAAATAAGAGTGCATAtttttccattaataaattttaataaaaaattgtattttagcgcttttaaattaaaatttactatCGTGTATATTTTTAGCGCTACAACGCGTATGAATTATTTACTCGTCTCAGTGTGAACTGACTCTTACAGTATCATTCGACCAAACgaaaataagttttattattttatttattacatttttttattcctgCCACTTGAATGGATGTTTTATTCTTGTTTGATCGAATCTGTGTTAAATCTATATTTCTTTCTGCGCGTCGCAACATTAAAACCGGAATGTGTTTGACAAAGAAATTAGGCCATTGACCTGTCTCTTTCACTCGCGAACGCAGATTGTTGCTGCATCGATAGATCTATGATGGTAACCGGTAATAGGTCAATGGACGGATTTCTATATGTTCGGTAACCGGGCTATAGCTAAGACCGTAATATCCGTCTCACGAGTGGAGTTGTGCTATAGGTCAGTCTTACGGCGGGCCTCTTCAGGTGCAAGATTCGGCCCCGGCAATGTTCGAGTCTGAAGATGTGGCGGGTGAGAATAACACACAAACCCCCTAACTAAAGTGCGGTCGCCCCGCCTACAAATTCGTATCGACCCTATAACGGTGTCTCTTTCACTCGCGGACGTGTAAGATGTGCGAGTGAAAGGGACAAGTAGGGAAGAGTCAATTTACGACTTTGTGCGTGCTCCGCGAGCGgactgtaataaaatattttaaccaatgaattattatttggcTAATGTATAGCTCTAATAATGAATTGGTTTAATATATTTAGTGGGGGAAACTTTATACAGGATCTACTTCAAATCATTGTGTCAGTAATATTTGTAAGCCTTTTATAACATCCTGTATAAAGTAATCTCTTTGACTCATGTCCAAGAAAGGATGTTGaatgataaatattaatatatgaaGTGAATTTCGATAAGTACATGGGCATGACAATGACAGCACGTATAATTTGAACGGAATGTATTAATTAATACGCATAcgggattttttaaaatacggATGTAAGACGAATGGTCGAACAAGAATAATTTCATCCATaattaaaaggtataaaaattgTGAtaaggtataaaaatattatccaattattgtttttaatgatCCTTCAAAACAAGGGGCGTTTATACATTGTGTATTATAAAGAAGTGATAATCAAAACTaactatttcagcgctgctattttttacagtaaaaaaaattgtggttttataatattattatgtgtcgccgcggccgcacatgcgtctatcgtcacgaagcttcgtgctatgagacgtaCCATTGGCCGATACACGCAGATCATGGTATCGTTTTaggcacgaagcactacgcaggtgcggcccgggcaaTATAATGTACTACTCGACCAAGCCAACTAGACGAATGTCAAAGCTTGCTCTCTCGCACTTACGCACGTAGCTAGCAATGCATAAGTGCGAGAGAGCATGATTTGACAGTCGTCTAGTTGGCTTGGTCGAGTAGTATATTATAATGCACAAATTATGACAtcctacagtattatcacttttttatgTTACACGCTACATATATAGCGTATACCtacttttataaattttattctcGTTTGGTCAAGAATCGTTTCGTGGCGATGTGGCGTGGATGTGGCGAGCATGTAACTATTAAAATATGGTGTAATCAGTCATCGGGATCACACTAAAAAGTATAAAGCTATCAAGgtatctaaaaaaaaatgttttatgcgCAGATTCAGTACCCAAACGCGCGTACGCGCATCATGgtgagtttttttaatttacttattgaaatataaaaattaaaaataatccgTCATAATTATACCTAGGAGCGAGAAAATGGAAGACCTTCGGGGAGGCCTATggccagcagtgggacagcataggctaataaaaaaatatatacctaatataaataataaattgaattaTAGTTGTAGTATAATTGCATTTTGCATTGcaaatgcattttaaattgaacatttaaacataatattttctcaaagacaagtagacaaaataagtttgggaacccttggtctaactcttcatttaatttaagtttaatcatcattaaaatatgtctcagAGTACGGCAGTTAGACTCGTTCTTGATTCGCCGCTAGAGGCCCGGGCACTAGTAATATCTGCATGGCCAATAGGATAGATatctcaatattttttatttttactcatAGGATACGGTAGCGGCTCTGGCAGTTCTTTGCTTAgtaagttatttaaatttattaaaatatatattttaaagaaatacaCACTTATGTTTAAAAAGTGTCGTgattcgttttttttaataatttattttttccttaCAGCATACCATACGAGTTCTCTTCATAGTAATTTTAGAAATGGTAAGCGTTTTATAGGTcacaaattaaataacattttaaaacattttcaaaatgttgATGTTGATGTGTCTGTTTATAATGTGTGAATCTTATTAGAACCTAAAGTAAGAAAGAACCTAAGTACCTTAAAGAGGCGTCGGTATGTGTAATTGTTTTTATCGTTTCTAATTTTACTTACAGACGTCGTCGCCTATCCAAGTGTGTTCCGTGCACCGTTTGTTCCGAACAGTTCACGtatgcttaaatattttatcactaTCTGtactgtttattatattataagtagtaaccaaaatatttattaaaataatccgATGGCTACCCTGTACTTACGACTAAGGGCTAGTTCACATCAAAACGAATGCGTGCTGTCATTGtacatttttttgtgtaaatggtgttttttttaacttctaaTTATGAGGACGTTAACTTATGAATTCATTAAATTGTTTGTCATTGaaacagcgcctctagcggcaAATAGTGGGAACTAATTCTATACAAATTAgaagaagacgtgagtggaagaatcgaacaagtaacatctGCATCTATGGGCGCCAttaaataagaagaagaagaacatgTCGTAACATTCGGACAATAACTATTTTTtctctaattattttaataaaacttgtaacttgtaactcgTACTTCATAACTtggctaatatatctagctatacatataatccatagtttttctattttaaataatttttccggtcctaaagcctccatttaagcaaaaaaaaaacgggaagtttgTTCATGTTACAtaccttattcttccactcacgtcttgaataaTTGTTAACTTCCTCATGATGTGCAAGGTGAAAAacaattacatttaatttatctaccctctaacaaaaaaatattgggCAGCGAATAACTATACAAGCTATTATTGTCTGGCATATTGGAAAAGTCACATGGCAAATAAATACAGTCATTCGCTGCGGCAAAAAATACCTACATTAGTAAtagtaataaaagtttatttgcaactacattAGTGAGGtggattatttttattgcaaaactaATGTTTTGTTATGTTTAGATTACGACAGTTTCATTGCACCATCGTCTACACCAGCGCTGCCGACAACTCAGTTGGCAACAACGGAGCGGCCGAACAGGCTGGCAGAGTATCATCTAGAAGAGTGCAGCTGGGCCGAAGAGTTCCTCAACTCGACGCTCGACGCTCTACTGTTGAACGTCAACGGCACACAAGTTACTCTTAAACTGAGCAAGGACGATGTAAGTGGGCTTGGCTCTTGAGACATTCTACagacatataaaataaaatagacgtCTAATGCGCTCCCTAGGGCCTAGACGATAATTCAGCATTACATGCGTTACGTGCTGCcatgcacgcatgatcgtttattgtattGACACTatgaatgacatgcaaactacgtgctgtacattgattgacAAGTTCTTCAATTCGTTCGCGGTCATGATCGTTtcgcgatcggcatgtcatgCAACAATTAATACTGTCACGTAGATGcatgtcatgctgaattaccgtctaGGGATAAGGGAGCacttaacggccgttcccaatatttgatctatctctggttttgccctactagagataggaatagctcacattagacataattATGTCAAtagtgagctattcctatctctagtagggcaaaaccagagatagatcaaatattgggaacagcCGTAAAAGAATCCTCATATGACTGTACAAGAAATTGTACCTTAGACGCAcggttttcaaatattttgcaaGTTTAACTTTACTCCTTCTGTGAGCGAGAACTTATTATTGCTTTTTTTCTCTGGAGTTctatttacatatattttaatctaattttGAAGTTGAAAGTTTTCCACCACGATTTCCATCCCCAATGCATATGTTGGGCTAACTATCCAATCGTTATATTGGCACCATTAGAACGCCtatagtccaccgacgctgcgaactgtgaaacagcggcgaaccgatttactgtttCATCTGCCACACGACAaagcgttatattgcatctcgctctattcctgtttcgcattggtttcgcaggtatttcgcagttcgcagcgtcggtggacttgAGGcgtaaaatgataaaaattacgAATGTACCAAAGTATATAAAAGTAAAATCTTGAGATAATTTTTCAGGCTCCCAAGCGGCCGGAGGGTGACGCGTCGTGCGGGCGCGCGACGGACGGCGCTGCGGGCGCTTGCGTGTACGTGACGCGGTGCGCCGCCGCGCGCGACATCGCCGCGGCACAATATCAGGACTTGTACTGTACTGTTAATGAAGGGTAAGATTGGTTTATTTATCTGCACATGCACATTAAGTACATCATGTAATTAAATGTTTTGTCCTGCACATTAAGTTGATGCTTACACATGTATATATTATCATGTAATTAAATGTTTGTTTGTAAAGAGTTCTAtggtgttaaatatatttttattaaggggTATCAGTATGTATTAATTTGCTTTATGGTAAGGGGCTAAATATGCAGACAAAATTTTATGGCAGAACTTAATATTATCATGGACGAATTGTACAGTATTATCTATACATGTATTGAGACTTGTGAATGTGTAGGCTTTTGAatgttttttaacaataaaatatttatttttcagtttCGCCGGCATTTGCTGTCCCACCGACAAGATAGACGTGATAAGCAAAACAAATTGAAAAGAATTACTTAGTTATTTGTAAAATAGTGTAGGCATaagaacaaattaaaaatggacatttgtttaaattttaacatagACATTAATCGTTGTGTAAAAGTGTTTTGTATGAATTACATGTCTGTGttgttaataaaaatgtaaaatatattttattatattatttcaactgTAGGAAAATAAGTCAATTGGCTTCGCTTAAAACCGGTGTACCATCAATTGGGGTTTTCAGCGACTTTATTATAAATACTGCATCAGCGAAAACGGCAAGAAAGCGGTTCAGAAGTTCTCGTGATTTTCGCATCGAATGCCATGCCTCTTATCCTGCTACTCTCTCCACTCCTACGTTTAGGGAGacgctgcccccccccccccccccccatgccCGTGCCTAGCTACGCCcatgttaatttttaatgataagtactttattttaaggttgattataaattttttttattgttaaaaaattcaATAGGTACCAAACACCTATATAGATTTGGCTGATTCTCCAAACCGCAAAATTTAGTTGTCCGGGCGTATAAACTACGCGCAGAGTTGCATATGTagacctttgtattttttttatagtaatataagatGTGATCTAACTGGGCCACTTAGATTCTgtagaaaaacttaattgtaaatataattaaaattaatttaaaggtcgAAAAATTTATTCCCTGGACGTGTCCTGTCCCCAGAGATCACTATAAATTCCACAAATACGAtgaaattctaattttaaagtaaataaattgtaagagtataaacaaaatatttattaaccaACCTATAATTATATCgttatataaaaagaaaaagtcattttaagGTTTGTCATGGCTCACATAGTGATTCCCTATACGCTTCACTTGGAGGCTCGTACCTCCCTAGTTATAAGAAGCACGTGCTTGCAGGTGCGCAGGGCGGGAGGTTCGGTAGCCCTCTAAACATCATGGAAGGAGGTAATACAATTCGTTGCTCCGTTTCCGAGttacaaaggaaaatatctgattccctcaaccttggttccttacacaattgattccctattcgctaattacaatgtcatttccaaagttaagtttgcttacggccgttcccaatatttgatctatctctagttttgccctactagagataggaatagctcacaattgacattagagactaatgtctaatgtgagttattcctatctctagtagggcaaaaccagagatagatcaaatattgggaatggccgttagacacgatgtaaacgacgataatgagtatggttttaagttagactatttattgtttaacctacatgcacagtttttgtacagctcaggaaaaactaactttttattgattcccactacatacattttgatgataGGTACCCTGGGTATTTTAAGTaaggaatcaaaatattttacatttatttacctAATTGGTACATTctgtatatttttactaaaacaaattacattatcttcatatactgatacaaataaatgacaccaataagtaaaatatataaaaaaaaatttttcttaaagtcaaaatatttcaaataaattcattttccgTTCATTGTATTTGGTTTTAATTAACGAACAAGTTTAGTTTGAAGACCattttatacatgtttatatttaaattgaacatgtttatttagctgaaaaagcttttttctactagctttgttgattcccctaggttagaaaaatttaaatcaaaatatcttctaaaattgtGAAGTGAAAGAGGGGccaaatagataattatttttataattcacataAGAATAAGtgcctggatgaccgagctttgctcggtatagcaaacactcattgacttctaCTGGTccttaaaacaattagttgccaacaaaatagtattattattcgccaatagatgtcaggaagagtcatatttttcagtttatcgattatcgataaaacacgaataaaaagacattttctgaaaatgattcctagctagatcgatttatcgcccccgaaaccccctatatactaaatttcatgaaaatcgttggagccaattccgagattccaattatatacgctcaaagaccgaaatcgctcaatgagcgaaaaaatggctcacaacgcgttgtggtcacggtgaaacagccacgacgcgaaattcgcgtcgtggctctaatgaaaacggccacgacgcgttctggcactcacaaaaagaccataacgcgaaatttgTGCCGTGACTCGTGGCTGAT encodes the following:
- the LOC121729914 gene encoding inter-alpha-trypsin inhibitor heavy chain H4-like isoform X9; the protein is MRFGSTALCLALLVAAAYPAAVPTQETMVVARSDDAQTTNAESSSPAPTTEATTEASVPIKLTKMHVTSEIALRYARTAVVTYIRNPAKRAQEATFRVLLPETAFISGFVMTLDGKQYKAYVKEKEEAKQIYNDAVSQGFGAAHVAAKARDSNHFTVSVNVEPNSAAIFNLTYEELLVRRNGVYNHAINLHPGALVPDMKVTVHIKESQKLSQLRVPEVRTGNEVDATDEDAQNSLAVIEKGNKDKEATITFTPDVNEQKRLMEIYAAKTKESQAHQTRWYGDEEENDKEGMLGQFIVQYDVDRSKSGEVLVNDGYFVHFLAPTSLPPLRKHVVFVLDTSGSMMGRKVDQLRDAMKTILGKLNPGDYFNIVEFDSSVEVHDLKEADEPEKKPTFSYYDSPQKPLKLLAPSLATPENIEKAQIIVSRLQASGGTNIYSALDVALDLIRFGKEGPPKTVTPSPDQPHAEPEVQTTVEPATETVVLQESAPKVAEETSVAVDEPVDETAEQLEPIVIFLTDGDPTVGVTDTTRIISHLSEKNSGRRRAAIFSLAFGEDADRKFLRKLSLRNEGFMRHIYEAADAALQLRDFYRQVSSPLLADVKFIYPAEQIKEGSLTKHKFRTVYDGSEAVVAGRVADGVIDFTPEVSGFCGVDDGFARKKYQLPAKVPVSKVKSEYLPLERLWAYLTVKQLLDEKDASDADQKTENSPENKALKIALQYEFVTSLTSLVVVKPNATKAVDAESVDDNASPYNRPAWSAGYIQPLSGGGGSVAAFGLSGVPAPQYSFASQSYGGPLQVQDSAPAMFESEDVADYDSFIAPSSTPALPTTQLATTERPNRLAEYHLEECSWAEEFLNSTLDALLLNVNGTQVTLKLSKDDAPKRPEGDASCGRATDGAAGACVYVTRCAAARDIAAAQYQDLYCTVNEGFAGICCPTDKIDVISKTN
- the LOC121729914 gene encoding inter-alpha-trypsin inhibitor heavy chain H4-like isoform X8, with translation MRFGSTALCLALLVAAAYPAAVPTQETMVVARSDDAQTTNAESSSPAPTTEATTEASVPIKLTKMHVTSEIALRYARTAVVTYIRNPAKRAQEATFRVLLPETAFISGFVMTLDGKQYKAYVKEKEEAKQIYNDAVSQGFGAAHVAAKARDSNHFTVSVNVEPNSAAIFNLTYEELLVRRNGVYNHAINLHPGALVPDMKVTVHIKESQKLSQLRVPEVRTGNEVDATDEDAQNSLAVIEKGNKDKEATITFTPDVNEQKRLMEIYAAKTKESQAHQTRWYGDEEENDKEGMLGQFIVQYDVDRSKSGEVLVNDGYFVHFLAPTSLPPLRKHVVFVLDTSGSMMGRKVDQLRDAMKTILGKLNPGDYFNIVEFDSSVEVHDLKEADEPEKKPTFSYYDSPQKPLKLLAPSLATPENIEKAQIIVSRLQASGGTNIYSALDVALDLIRFGKEGPPKTVTPSPDQPHAEPEVQTTVEPATETVVLQESAPKVAEETSVAVDEPVDETAEQLEPIVIFLTDGDPTVGVTDTTRIISHLSEKNSGRRRAAIFSLAFGEDADRKFLRKLSLRNEGFMRHIYEAADAALQLRDFYRQVSSPLLADVKFIYPAEQIKEGSLTKHKFRTVYDGSEAVVAGRVADGVIDFTPEVSGFCGVDDGFARKKYQLPAKVPVSKVKSEYLPLERLWAYLTVKQLLDEKDASDADQKTENSPENKALKIALQYEFVTSLTSLVVVKPNATKAVDAESVDDNASPYNRPAWSAGYIQPLSGGGGSVAAFGLSGVPAPQYSFASQSYGGPLQVQDSAPAMFESEDVADSVPKRAYAHHDYDSFIAPSSTPALPTTQLATTERPNRLAEYHLEECSWAEEFLNSTLDALLLNVNGTQVTLKLSKDDAPKRPEGDASCGRATDGAAGACVYVTRCAAARDIAAAQYQDLYCTVNEGFAGICCPTDKIDVISKTN